The proteins below come from a single Takifugu flavidus isolate HTHZ2018 chromosome 6, ASM371156v2, whole genome shotgun sequence genomic window:
- the LOC130527041 gene encoding keratin, type I cytoskeletal 17-like gives MNSVYRSGYSALSLSSLPTVGGSRRAMSVSGVRSAKMSYSSNSIGSGFDLSGYGTGGGSSGGIGAILSGQEKVTMQNLNDRLATYLDKVRSLESANTKLEQQIRDWYQNQTPTVKDYSKFQLIIDDLRKKISVATQDNARLMLQIDNARLAAEDFRIKFENEMTARMSVEGDIGGLRKVLDDLTNTRSDLEMQVESLREELVYLKKNHAEELAALRNQVSSSCVNVEVAAKPQADMSAVMADIRAQYEAITEKNRRDMESWYKGKFDELNKQVASSTESLQISRTEVNELKRTFQALQIELQSQLSLKEALDGQLVETESRYSLQLSQLQTLVNELENELRKMRADIQRQAQDYQVLLDIKIRLEREIAEYRRLLDGEEVMKTVTVTEVKAVQPPAPVITQRRTVVIEEIVDGKVVSRTEDEREVRKE, from the exons ATGAACAGCGTTTACCGTTCTGGCTATTCCGCCTTGTCGCTGTCCTCCCTGCCGACGGTCGGCGGCTCCAGACGGGCCATGAGCGTGTCCGGGGTCAGGAGCGCGAAGATGTCCTACTCCTCCAACAGCATCGGTTCCGGGTTCGACCTGTCCGGGTACGGGACGGGCGGTGGAAGCAGCGGAGGCATCGGTGCCATCCTCTCGGGCCAGGAGAAAGTTACCATGCAGAACCTGAACGACCGCCTGGCGACGTACCTGGACAAGGTGCGCTCTCTGGAGTCCGCCAATACAAAACTGGAGCAACAGATCCGCGACTGGTACCAGAATCAGACCCCAACTGTCAAGGATTACAGCAAGTTCCAGCTGATCATCGATGATCTGCGCAAAAAG atCAGCGTCGCCACCCAGGACAACGCCAGGCTGATGCTGCAGATCGACAACGCCAGGCTGGCCGCAGAGGACTTCCGGATCAA GTTTGAGAATGAGATGACTGCGCGCATGTCGGTGGAGGGGGACATCGGCGGCCTGCGCAAGGTTCTGGACGACCTCACCAACACCCGCTCCGACCTGGAGATGCAGGTGGAGAGTCTGAGGGAGGAGCTGGTCTATCTGAAGAAGAACCATGCTGAA GAGCTCGCAGCCCTGCGCAACCAAGTgtccagcagctgtgtgaaCGTGGAGGTGGCTGCGAAGCCTCAGGCTGACATGAGCGCCGTCATGGCAGACATCAGAGCTCAGTATGAGGCCATCACCGAAAAGAACCGCCGCGATATGGAAAGCTGGTACAAGGGGAAG TTCGACGAGCTGAACAAGCAGGTGGCGTCGAGCACAGAGAGCCTTCAGATCTCCAGGACGGAGGTCAACGAGCTGAAGAGGACCTTCCAGGCCCTCCAGATCGAGCTGCAGTCCCAGCTCAGCCTG AAAGAGGCCTTGGACGGCCAGCTCGTGGAGACCGAGTCCCGCTACAGCCTGCAGCTGAGCCAGCTCCAGACCCTCGTCAACGAGCTGGAGAACGAGCTGCGCAAGATGAGGGCTGACATTCAGAGGCAGGCACAAGATTACCAGGTGCTGCTCGACATCAAAATCAGGCTCGAGAGGGAGATCGCCGAGTACAGAAGGCTGCTGGACGGAGAGGAAGTAAT GAAAACCGTCACTGTCACCGAGGTTAAAG cagtcCAGCCGCCGGCTCCGGTCATAACTCAGAGGAGAACCGTGGTGATCGAGGAGATCGTAGATGGAAAGGTGGTATCTCGCACAGAAGACGAGCGCGAGGTCCGCAAGGAGTAA